The DNA sequence CCATCCATGCACTAGCTGGCGCTCGGAGTAGGCGTCGGAACCTCCGAACAGATCCGGTCCGCAGCCTGCCGCATCTGCGCAGTGATATCCGCCGCCCTGTCATTACGGAGAATCGCCCACAGTGCGCACGTCAACTGCTGCTGATCCGTACGCTGCGCCAGCCCAGCCGTCTGCCCGGACCGCAGAGTAGTCAGACGGTCCTGGGCTCGGGAGTTCTGCCACATGAGGACTGCGGCGAGGACCATGACCAGGGACAGGACGGCCGCGATGACCGGGGTGGTGTCGTGTCGTACCCGGTGAGGTGTTCCAGAGATGGCCATGGGGGCCTCCTTTCAGCGGGTGATCAGCCCCAGCAGGCTGGGCAGCAATGGGGTGTCGCTCGGTGCCGGGGATGCCGAGCCGGTGGGTTCGGCATCGCTGCCGGCGCTACTGGAGGTGGTGCGACGGCATACGAGGGTGTCAGGGTCGTTCGGATCGGGTTGGAGGCTGTAGCCGTCCGGGCAGGTCTGACCGTCCTTGCCGTCCCGGCCGTCGGCGCCGTCCTTGCCGGGCTTGCCATCCGAGCCGTTCTGCCCGGACTGGCCGGCCGCGCCAGACGGCCCCGGAGAACCCGCGGCGCCGGGCAGGCCAGGGACTCCGCTCGCGCCCGGAATACCGCTCGTTCCGGGCGGTCCTGGTGACCCCACCGACCCTGGGGAACCTTGCGGGCCGGGCACCGTGGACGACGGACCGGGAGAGCCACTATCTCCGGTGTCACCCTTGTCGCCTTTCTGGCCGGGCAGTCCGTCACCGTCCCGGCCCGGCTTTCCCGACGGGCCGACGACAGGGGTGGCGCCGAGGTCACGGACCTGCTGGGCAAGTAAGTCCCGCTGCCGGTTCGCGTCGTGCAGGGACGCCGACAGATCCTGCATCGTCACCACGATCCAGCCGAGCACCACCACCAGCAGTGCCATCCCCACCAGCCACAGCAGATCGGTGCGACGCCTACGCCTGCGTGACACCGCCGACTCCCTCATCCGCTCGACCCCCTACTGGCCAGATAGACCTGCAACAGAAGAAGCAGGAGGGGGACGACCAGTGCGGTCAGGATGAGCCGCTTGTCCCCGGCCCGCCGGTTCTCGGCTTCGCGCTGTTCTTGTTGGCGCCGCTCTGCCTCTCGGGCGCGTTCTTCTTCGATGGCACCGACGCGCATCATGAGTGCTTGGTGTCGGTCGTCCTGCGCCTGCTGTTGCAGGGCGAGAAGGCTGGCGTCGACCTTGGTGTCCAGGCGCCCCGCGAGGGTGCGCATGTCTTCCTTGAGGTCGTCGAATCCGGCGTCCAGGCGACGAGCCAGCTCTCCGTTGGTCGGCTCGTCGCCCATGGCAGCGGCTCCTAAGTTCAGGCGTCCTGCCGCGCGACGGCGGCGGCCGGGACCGGAGCGATGACCTGGGTGCGGTCCCACATGCCGATGACGACGGTCACCGCGGCCATGACGACGGCCTGCTGGTCCGCGGACCAGTCCAGGCCGAAGCCGAGCGCGAGGGCCAGCGCGGACTGGGCGAACCCGATGAGGGCGGCGCCGAGGCCGTCGCTGGCCAGGAGGGCGATGAGAACGCCCATCCCGGCTGCGGCGACGGCGTTGATGGATGCCTGCTGCTCGGCGGACACGTCCAGGCCGAACGCGGCGAGCAGCTTCACGGCGACGGCGATGACGCTCAGCCATGCGGCCGGTTCGCGGCCGAAGAGTCTGGTGGACACGGTTTCTCCCGATGGATGGGTGTTGGGTGGGTTCAGACCTTGGGAACGCGGAGCTTGTCCCAGGACGCC is a window from the Streptomyces seoulensis genome containing:
- a CDS encoding collagen-like protein, which encodes MALLVVVLGWIVVTMQDLSASLHDANRQRDLLAQQVRDLGATPVVGPSGKPGRDGDGLPGQKGDKGDTGDSGSPGPSSTVPGPQGSPGSVGSPGPPGTSGIPGASGVPGLPGAAGSPGPSGAAGQSGQNGSDGKPGKDGADGRDGKDGQTCPDGYSLQPDPNDPDTLVCRRTTSSSAGSDAEPTGSASPAPSDTPLLPSLLGLITR